A region from the Plasmodium berghei ANKA genome assembly, chromosome: 9 genome encodes:
- a CDS encoding U6 snRNA-associated Sm-like protein LSm4, putative, with translation MVFPLTLLKCSQNQPVMVELKNGETYSGFLVFCDRFMNLHMKNIICTSKDGDKFWKISECYVRGSSVKYIRVQDQAIENAIEETAEQKSRNAGRGRGGVRGSGRNRGRGFGRGTDKRGGKAGNIRTTGRGGH, from the exons ATGGTG TTTCCTTTAACTTTGTTAAAATGCTCTCAAAATCAACCAGTG ATGGTTGAGCTAAAGAATGGAGAAACTTATAGTGGATTTTTAGTATTTTGTGATCGATTTATGAATTTacatatgaaaaatataatatgcacATCAAAAGATGGAGATAAATTTTGGAAAATATCTGAGTGTTATGTTAGAGGGAGTAGTGTGAAATATATTCGAGTACAAGATCAAGCTATAGAAAACGCCATTGAGGAAACGGCTGAGC aaaaatcGAGAAATGCCGGAAGAGGTCGAGGTGGCGTAAGGGGAAGTGGACGCAATAGAGGCCGAGGGTTTGGTAGGGGAACAGACAAAAGAGGTGGAAAAGCTGGAAATATAAGAACAACTGGGCGAGGGGGACATTAA